From Leishmania mexicana MHOM/GT/2001/U1103 complete genome, chromosome 21, a single genomic window includes:
- a CDS encoding putative protein kinase, which yields MPTSSGVDQAKLREVVRVLKSVGHVGVAESLEVEWGMRPSTASHAKNAKKGRKSLPHKSCESSKTRGSSFPSLSSITVPPSPLQVTSQRRFVVTCIGDEEDLWKPDKDPADAKRCIAPLFDYGAGLLRDHYVEYAAHPVSFVSVHPYEKQQPPSNLPWRHFELKVFYEAGKTGSEEKKEFELVKDDLIGGRYRVDVPIDAATFSRTVRCYDEQTGEPVCLKIIRNSKTFLDQGLDELRALTCVNDAGDADACCVVRLLDYFYFREHLVLVTELLLDNLYEYARKLDIVERCAYFTLARLQRIVRQVLTALKLIHSVNLIHCDIKPENIAFKSVADCDVKVLDLGSSCYMTDTLSSYVQSRSYRAPEVILGCKYGPAVDIWSLGATTAELATGTVLFNVESVPTMLASIASVCGPIPAEMLQEGRNTSLYVTKHGAFYDYEDEQLVFHFPSEPPEAAVLFGFDDHDYVDFVRLCLTLDAALRPSAAQLLDHPFLTKTYTD from the coding sequence ATGCCGACCTCCAGCGGTGTCGATCAGGCCAAGCTGCGTGAGGTGGTCCGTGTGCTGAAGAGCGTCGGCCACGTAGGGGTGGCGGAGTCGTTGGAGGTAGAGTGGGGCATGCGGcccagcaccgcctctcACGCAAAGAACGCGAAGAAAGGGCGAAAGTCGCTGCCACACAAGAGTTGCGAGTCCTCGAAGACACGGGGCAGCTCGTTCCCatccctctcctccatcaccgtcccaccctctcctctccaagTGACGTCGCAGAGGCGATTCGTAGTCACCTGCATtggtgacgaggaggactTGTGGAAACCGGACAAAGACCCCGCAGATGCGAAGCGCTGCATCGCGCCACTCTTCGACTATGGCGCCGGCCTCCTGCGCGACCACTATGTCGAGTATGCCGCGCACCCCGTCTCTTTTGTGTCCGTCCATCCATATGAGAAGCAGCAACCTCCGTCGAACTTACCATGGCGTCATTTCGAGCTTAAGGTGTTCTACGAGGCAGGGAAGACGGGGTcggaggagaagaaggagTTTGAATTAGTCAAGGACGATCTCATAGGCGGGCGATACCGCGTGGATGTCCCGATCGATGCCGCGACTTTTTCTCGAACTGTCCGATGCTACGACGAGCAGACAGGCGAGCCTGTATGCCTCAAGATAATCCGAAACTCCAAGACCTTCTTAGACCAAGGCCTCGACGAGCTACGAGCGCTGACCTGCGTCAacgacgccggcgacgccgatgcaTGCTGCgtcgtgcgcctcctcgactACTTCTACTTCCGAGAGCATCTTGTCCTCGTCACGGAGCTCCTCTTAGACAATCTGTACGAATACGCAAGGAAGCTCGACATTGTAGAGCGCTGCGCTTACTTCACCCTTGCGCGTCTGCAGCGCATCGTGCGCCAGGTGCTCACAGCGCTAAAGCTAATCCATTCTGTCAACCTCATTCACTGCGACATCAAGCCGGAGAACATCGCCTTCAAATCAGTGGCCGACTGCGATGTGAAGGTGCTCGACTTGGGAAGCAGCTGCTACATGACGGACACGCTCAGCTCCTACGTCCAGTCCCGCTCTTATCGTGCGCCCGAGGTCATTCTCGGCTGCAAGTACGGCCCTGCGGTCGACATTTGGTCTCTGGGTGCCACAACAGCAGAGCTGGCGACGGGAACAGTGCTTTTCAATGTTGAGTCAGTGCCCACCATGCTTGCCTCTATCGCGAGCGTATGCGGGCCGATACCGGCGGAGATGCTCCAGGAAGGGCGCAATACCTCCCTCTACGTCACAAAGCACGGCGCTTTCTACGACTACGAGGACGAGCAGCTCGTCTTCCACTTTCCATCGGAGCCGCCTGAAGCGGCGGTGCTCTTCGGCTtcgacgaccacgactacGTTGACTTTGTGCGGCTGTGCCTGACCTTGGACGCCGCATTGCGTCCCTCCGccgcgcagcttctcgaTCACCCGTTTCTCACCAAAACCTACACCGACTGA
- a CDS encoding putative mitochondrial structure specific endonuclease I (SSE-1): MPAREKAIVLIDGPALVHRWYHRWSYTTERYGTPIDVKQFAIKNARFMIATAHSFDPAHMAQHLLSPQTEYAHTLKHNRIIVCFDHGDGGRRQIYADYKANRLEKTVTPEFRLIERVAKKVFADEPRESLLVVPDCDAGLANLNAEADDMIATLAFFNQQSRRPTVVMSHDYDLYQLVDEAKKSYHYDIRTKHLVSERGVIERIGVPPKLVRDFKSLAGDSSDNIPGVNGIGKVRARNLLKKYGDLDGILFQGVKKETGHLGELLNEGAKMALISRQLVDFRMCPKVIKVCESFMRK; this comes from the coding sequence ATGCCCGCACGAGAGAAGGCCATTGTTCTCATCGACGGGCCAGCCTTGGTTCACCGGTGGTACCACAGATGGAGCTACACAACTGAGAGGTACGGCACGCCTATCGATGTGAAGCAGTTTGCCATCAAGAACGCTCGCTTCATGATCGCAACGGCCCATAGCTTTGATCCGGCACACATGGCGCAACATCTCCTATCTCCGCAGACAGaatacgcgcacacactgAAGCACAACCGAATCATCGTCTGCTTTGACCATGGCGACGGAGGCCGGCGCCAGATCTACGCCGACTACAAGGCGAATAGGTTGGAGAAGACCGTCACACCTGAGTTCCGGTTAATCGAGAGGGTGGCGAAGAAGGTGTTCGCTGACGAGCCGCGAGAGTCGCTTCTTGTAGTCCCAGACTGCGACGCGGGACTGGCGAACCTCAACGCGGAGGCCGACGACATGATCGCCACCCTTGCTTTCTTCAACCAGCAGAGCAGAAGGCCCACGGTGGTTATGTCGCACGACTACGACCTGTACCAGCTTGTTGAcgaggcgaagaagagctACCACTACGACATCCGCACAAAGCATCTCGTATCGGAGAGGGGCGTAATCGAACGCATTGGCGTGCCCCCAAAACTGGTGCGCGACTTCAAGTCATTGGCAGGTGATTCTTCGGACAACATTCCCGGCGTAAATGGTATCGGCAAAGTGCGCGCGCGAAACCTGTTGAAGAAGTACGGGGACTTGGATGGTATCCTTTTCCAAGGCGTCAAGAAGGAGACCGGTCACCTTGGCGAGCTACTCAACGAGGGAGCCAAGATGGCGTTGATTTCGCGTCAGCTGGTAGACTTCCGCATGTGCCCTAAGGTGATCAAAGTGTGCGAGTCGTTTATGAGAAAGTGA